One window of Hydractinia symbiolongicarpus strain clone_291-10 chromosome 3, HSymV2.1, whole genome shotgun sequence genomic DNA carries:
- the LOC130636644 gene encoding uncharacterized protein LOC130636644 isoform X2, translated as MRYKNLVFILVILYMFVAVLCRESKAKEKNQVTQEGKNSDEKASHNPEKPAGSTNTSEDYDTTQGYPILFPETHMMSLKRNLTSRPNISSKADADIDIDFEKLQNKSNVSTGDNGKCSKSVDLLFLLDSSESVKYANWKIIIQFVKDLCNRFQLHSTRVGVIRYASEAEVALPLTEFNNTGSRDRAIDDIFYKTGGTRTDIALKKAAELLNVEDQRSQVLMLVSDGPTNRLEIDKNHFVEGKDLVAGPADRLKENGVALFCIGVEPDSETPEEIDTMKEEMGVIASEPTKMHLFMSDGYRELERKTDLISKAACVVNGAWSLWSEYSPCSVTCGYGTKVRMRTCSNPSPENNGADCTGPRVEIEECDLGPCTGQADNKYATVSVRLPPLEEKQVTGKESQATGKETQTESKDTQTKVKQNGEKINKTMESVVNNSTNSTNNVQHNSTLEKQRLLLQANLTLNGTDQKNDSSGKPIVIKWFENSTLDLTDGNKTKPHANECYEGLEELKLDDKQYNASSVYTHDTDDEYIKKEYAPPNAKLNNEINGGGWCAEHKYAATGDKNQYLQFDLGKQMTIDAVATQGSHLLENWVKSYNLRYSDDAISWEYYSKNPLVGNKDRTGIQKNMLSPPVDARYIQLNPIEWNEQNEPEKHDICMRAALYKCREGAVAPVSKRGIIHSKFETNVKHNQLRQIPRGVVLKEREWSHLPDQKTTLTLLGYDRKKRQVHPHFHHKGHKRIFKKLRKTAKNIMRNLRKKLH; from the exons ATGagatataaaaatttagtaTTCATTTTGGTTATACTATATATGTTCGTCGCAGTGTTATGTAGAGAGTCTAAagcgaaagaaaaaaatcaagttaCACAGGAAG GGAAGAACAGCGATGAGAAAGCGAGCCACAATCCAGAAAAACCAGCAGGCTCGACAAATACCTCGGAAGACTATGATACTACCCAGGGGTATCCAATTTTGTTTCCAGAAACTCACATGATGAGTTTAAAGAGAAACCTTACGTCACGTCCTAATATATCTTCTAAAGCTGATGCTGACATTGACATAGATTTTGAGAAACTACAAAACAAAAGTAATGTATCCACAG GTGATAATGGAAAATGTTCAAAATCCGTCGATCTTTTATTTTTACTGGATAGTTCAGAAAGTGTGAAGTATGCGAACTGGAAAATTATCATACAGTTTGTGAAAGATTTATGCAATCGTTTTCAACTGCATTCCACACGTGTTGGGGTCATCAGATACGCTTCAGAAGCAGAGGTGGCGTTACCACTCACTGAATTTAATAATACTGGATCACGTGATAGGGCTATTGatgatatattttataaaacggGGGGTACAAGAACAGATATAGCTTTGAAGAAAGCAGCTGAATTGTTAAATGTGGAAGATCAAAGAAGTCAAGTTCTAATGTTGGTGTCTGATGGACCAACGAATAGATTGGAGATTGACAAGAATCATTTTGTAGAAG GTAAAGATTTAGTAGCTGGTCCAGCTGATAGACTCAAAGAAAATGGAGTTGCGTTATTTTGTATTGGAGTTGAGCCTGACAGTGAGACACCCGAAGAAATCGACACGATGAAAGAGGAAATGGGTGTCATCGCTTCTGAGCCTACAAAAATGCATTTGTTTATGTCTGATGGCTATCGTGAACTGGAAAGAAAAACTGACTTGATTAGCAAAGCAGCATGCGTGG TCAATGGAGCTTGGAGTTTGTGGTCAGAGTATAGTCCATGCAGCGTAACATGTGGATATGGTACAAAAGTACGCATGCGCACATGTTCAAATCCCAGCCCAGAAAATAACGGTGCTGATTGTACAGGGCCAAGAGTTGAAATTGAAGAATGTGATTTGGGACCTTGTACAG GCCAAGCAGATAACAAATATGCGACGGTTAGCGTACGTTTACCTCCACTCGAAGAAAAACAGGTAACAGGCAAAGAATCGCAGGCGACAGGAAAAGAAACGCAGACGGAAAGCAAAGATACACAGAcgaaagtaaaacaaaatggTGAGAAAATCAACAAAACGATGGAGAGTGTCGTTAATAATAGTACGAACAGTACAAATAATGTACAACACAATTCAACATTAGAAAAACAAAGATTGTTACTTCAAGCAAACTTAACCTTGAATGGCACAG ATCAAAAGAATGACTCTTCAGGCAAGCCAATTGTGATCAAATGGTTTGAAAACTCAACTTTAG atcTTACAGATGGAAACAAAACTAAACCTCATGCCAATG AATGTTACGAGGGATTAGAAGAATTGAAGTTAGACGACAAACAGTACAACGCTTCTTCTGTTTACACGCACGATACTGATGATGAATACATCAAGAAAGAGTATGCACCACCAAACGCCAAATTGAACAATGAAATCAACGGAG GGGGCTGGTGCGCGGAACACAAATACGCAGCCACGGGTGATAAAAATCAATATCTACAATTTGATCTTGGAAAGCAAATGACCATAGACGCCGTGGCCACACAAGGAAGTCATTTGTTAGAAAATTGGGTTAAAAGCTATAATTTGAGATACAGTGATGACGCAATCAGTTGGGAATACTATTCAAAG aatccGTTAGTTGGAAACAAGGACCGCACTGGTATCCAGAAGAACATGTTATCGCCTCCTGTTGATGCTCGTTACATACAACTGAACCCCATTGAGTGGAACGAACAAAACGAGCCAGAGAAACACGATATTTGCATGAGGGCGGCGTTATATAAATGTAGAG AAGGAGCAGTTGCGCCTGTATCCAAGCGTGGAATTATTCATtctaaatttgaaacaaatgtCAAACACAATCAATTGAGACAAATACCACGTGGAGTTGTGCTGAAAGAAAGAGAATGGTCGCACTTACCAGatcaaaaaactacattaacTTTATTAGGTTACGATCGAAAGAAAAGACAAGTTCATCCACATTTCCATCACAAAGGTCATAAacgtatatttaaaaaattaagaaagactGCGAAAAACATTATGAGAAATTTGCGCAAAAAGCTACATTAG
- the LOC130636646 gene encoding nicastrin-like — MAEELPLPMFSSQRSDFVRKILTFLYVFLFTTTDIFISKVESSKIDAKIYKTLNYYQPCVLLTNATHQVGCTSAMDGNRGVVHLINDEKDLNWMLNLGPHKPYIPILNRSMFTEPVMSKLMASKKISGALVLHINESESLSEGFSPDSTCPMDKFGIYGEHKEYGSCKKVTWNPLGSDMSMLYYGIPIFLLTNKDEIDALVKCYNTNNKPINSTAQTYPLCAVEMKDFMFGAKDTPTCRRKTDIFNLIGSTYCDPLADNNVYGTLYPLVGNIGNDDIVVAATRMDSTAFFHDFGPAADNGVTGIVTLLAAAKALGDYKRQLLATNRTDNLKPIMFTFFNGEVWDYIGSSRMVWDMERDNFPYPGNNPHDGNDVKVNDNVYTSKIKLSNIGYFIEIGQVGLGKDGKIFAHSDPISQNKSSVKDKVAAIIDALNVAAANASAPPPGVPKNQPLPPASFQRFLRSRAIPGVVLTDHEKEFANKYYNSRFDNSENLKINLQFEQNETLSTIIGRIKGALVKQLKSTSEALANTLYRLASNGKAPKENITVPINITANLLYCLLYSANCPAFKEILPKKSSPLPNQPYSRYISVNQIQNPVTQFINRLLAYYTGEELPEKECNGKTGNSFPKALSYTVMKGRGEYICVRASTYMTIAQSPAFEINDHDSTEYSTWAESMWSGEMGVQMFLVANPTSEVIVLVTGLVMLVLPFLLVLFCYKKSDVLFTPDIMIIRS, encoded by the exons ATGGCGGAGGAGCTACCACTGCCGATGTTTTCCTCCCAAAGATCCGACTTTGTAAGAAAGATTCTTACATTTTTATATGTATTCCTGTTCACCACAACAGATATTTTTATTTCCAAGG TTGAGTCTTCAAAAATAGATGCAAAAATTTACAAGACTCTTAACTACTATCAACCATGTGTTCTTCTTACAAACGCTACTCATCAAGTTGGATGTACAT CTGCTATGGATGGAAATCGAGGTGTGGTACATTTGATAAATGATGAGAAAGACCTGAATTGGATGTTAAATCTGGGGCCACACAAACCTTACATTCCCATACTTAATAGATCCATGTTTACAGA ACCAGTTATGTCGAAATTAATGGCTTCAAAAAAGATTTCCGGTGCTCTTGTTCTTCATATAAACGAATCTGAATCTCTCAGCGAAG GTTTCTCTCCTGATTCTACATGTCCAATGGATAAATTTG GCATATATGGTGAACACAAAGAATATGGAAGCTGTAAAAAAGTGACCTGGAATCCTTTG GGAAGTGATATGTCTATGCTTTATTATGGCATTCCGATCTTTTTGCTGACTAATAAAGATGAAATTGATGCTCTTGTTAAG tgctataacaccaacaacaaaCCTATTAATAGCACTGCTCAAACCTATCCCTTATGTGCTGTGGAAATGAAAGATTTTATGTTCGGTGCGAAAGATACACCAACCTGTCGTCGAAAAACAGATATATTTAATCTCATTGGaa GTACCTACTGTGATCCTCTAGCAGATAATAATGTGTATGGAACTCTGTATCCTTTGGTTGGAAATATTGGAAATGATGATATTGTTGTAGCAGCAACTCGA atGGATAGCACAGCATTCTTTCACGACTTTGGGCCAGCAGCAGATAACGGGGTGACTGGGATTGTAACGTTATTAGCTGCTGCTAAAGCTCTTGGAGATTATAAAAGACAGTTGTTG GCCACCAACAGAACAGACAATTTAAAACCcattatgtttacatttttcaacGGA gaaGTATGGGACTATATTGGCTCATCGAGAATGGTTTGGGACATGGAGCGTGATAATTTTCCTTATCCTGGCAATAAC CCTCATGATGGTAATGACGTAAAAGTGAATGACAACGTCTACACAAGCAAAATAAAACTGTCAAACATTGGTTATTTTATCGAGATTGGACAAGTCGGTTTGGGTAAAGATGGAAAAATATTTGCGCATTCTGATCCTATATCTCAAAATAAATCTTCTGTGAAAGATAAG GTTGCCGCCATCATCGATGCGTTAAACGTTGCTGCAGCTAACGCCAGTGCTCCCCCACCTGGTGTTCCAAAAAATCAACCTCTCCCACCAGCCTCCTTTCAGAGGTTTTTGCGATCGAGGGCTATACCTGGTGTTGTGTTGACAGATCACGAAAAAGAATTTGCAAATAA ATATTATAACAGTCGTTTTGATAATAGTGAGAACTTGAAAATTAACCTGCAGTTTGAGCAAAACGAAACGCTCTCAACTATAATTGGGCGCATAAAAGGGGCGTTAGTAAAGCAGTTGAAGAGCACATCGGAGGCTTTAGCTAACACTTTGTATCGACTCGCTTCCAACGGCAAAGCACCTAAGGAGAACATCACGGTGCCGATTAATATT ACGGCAAATCTATTGTACTGCTTGCTCTATTCGGCAAATTGTCCagcttttaaagaaatattacctAAAAAAAGTTCACCATTACCTAACCAACCTTATTCACGGTACATCAGCGTAAATCAGATACAAAATCCGGTGACACAGTTCATCAATCGGTTATTAGCATATTACACTGGTGAGGAGTTACCAGAAAAAGAATGTAACGGCAAGACAGGGAATTCG TTTCCCAAGGCGCTATCGTATACCGTAATGAAGGGTAGAGGCGAGTACATCTGCGTCCGTGCTAGCACCTACATGACTATAGCACAATCTCCTGCTTTTGAAATAAACGATCACGACTCAACCGAGTATTCCACGTGGGCTGAAAGCAT GTGGAGTGGTGAAATGGGCGTCCAAATGTTTCTTGTGGCAAACCCTACGTCGGAG GTCATCGTATTAGTGACCGGTCTTGTCATGTTGGTGTTGCCTTTCTTATtggttttattttgttataagaAGTCCGATGTGCTATTTACACCAGACATTATGATCATTCGCAGTTAA
- the LOC130636644 gene encoding uncharacterized protein LOC130636644 isoform X1 — MRYKNLVFILVILYMFVAVLCRESKAKEKNQVTQEGKNSDEKASHNPEKPAGSTNTSEDYDTTQGYPILFPETHMMSLKRNLTSRPNISSKADADIDIDFEKLQNKSNVSTGDNGKCSKSVDLLFLLDSSESVKYANWKIIIQFVKDLCNRFQLHSTRVGVIRYASEAEVALPLTEFNNTGSRDRAIDDIFYKTGGTRTDIALKKAAELLNVEDQRSQVLMLVSDGPTNRLEIDKNHFVEGKDLVAGPADRLKENGVALFCIGVEPDSETPEEIDTMKEEMGVIASEPTKMHLFMSDGYRELERKTDLISKAACVVNGAWSLWSEYSPCSVTCGYGTKVRMRTCSNPSPENNGADCTGPRVEIEECDLGPCTVGQADNKYATVSVRLPPLEEKQVTGKESQATGKETQTESKDTQTKVKQNGEKINKTMESVVNNSTNSTNNVQHNSTLEKQRLLLQANLTLNGTDQKNDSSGKPIVIKWFENSTLDLTDGNKTKPHANECYEGLEELKLDDKQYNASSVYTHDTDDEYIKKEYAPPNAKLNNEINGGGWCAEHKYAATGDKNQYLQFDLGKQMTIDAVATQGSHLLENWVKSYNLRYSDDAISWEYYSKNPLVGNKDRTGIQKNMLSPPVDARYIQLNPIEWNEQNEPEKHDICMRAALYKCREGAVAPVSKRGIIHSKFETNVKHNQLRQIPRGVVLKEREWSHLPDQKTTLTLLGYDRKKRQVHPHFHHKGHKRIFKKLRKTAKNIMRNLRKKLH; from the exons ATGagatataaaaatttagtaTTCATTTTGGTTATACTATATATGTTCGTCGCAGTGTTATGTAGAGAGTCTAAagcgaaagaaaaaaatcaagttaCACAGGAAG GGAAGAACAGCGATGAGAAAGCGAGCCACAATCCAGAAAAACCAGCAGGCTCGACAAATACCTCGGAAGACTATGATACTACCCAGGGGTATCCAATTTTGTTTCCAGAAACTCACATGATGAGTTTAAAGAGAAACCTTACGTCACGTCCTAATATATCTTCTAAAGCTGATGCTGACATTGACATAGATTTTGAGAAACTACAAAACAAAAGTAATGTATCCACAG GTGATAATGGAAAATGTTCAAAATCCGTCGATCTTTTATTTTTACTGGATAGTTCAGAAAGTGTGAAGTATGCGAACTGGAAAATTATCATACAGTTTGTGAAAGATTTATGCAATCGTTTTCAACTGCATTCCACACGTGTTGGGGTCATCAGATACGCTTCAGAAGCAGAGGTGGCGTTACCACTCACTGAATTTAATAATACTGGATCACGTGATAGGGCTATTGatgatatattttataaaacggGGGGTACAAGAACAGATATAGCTTTGAAGAAAGCAGCTGAATTGTTAAATGTGGAAGATCAAAGAAGTCAAGTTCTAATGTTGGTGTCTGATGGACCAACGAATAGATTGGAGATTGACAAGAATCATTTTGTAGAAG GTAAAGATTTAGTAGCTGGTCCAGCTGATAGACTCAAAGAAAATGGAGTTGCGTTATTTTGTATTGGAGTTGAGCCTGACAGTGAGACACCCGAAGAAATCGACACGATGAAAGAGGAAATGGGTGTCATCGCTTCTGAGCCTACAAAAATGCATTTGTTTATGTCTGATGGCTATCGTGAACTGGAAAGAAAAACTGACTTGATTAGCAAAGCAGCATGCGTGG TCAATGGAGCTTGGAGTTTGTGGTCAGAGTATAGTCCATGCAGCGTAACATGTGGATATGGTACAAAAGTACGCATGCGCACATGTTCAAATCCCAGCCCAGAAAATAACGGTGCTGATTGTACAGGGCCAAGAGTTGAAATTGAAGAATGTGATTTGGGACCTTGTACAG TAGGCCAAGCAGATAACAAATATGCGACGGTTAGCGTACGTTTACCTCCACTCGAAGAAAAACAGGTAACAGGCAAAGAATCGCAGGCGACAGGAAAAGAAACGCAGACGGAAAGCAAAGATACACAGAcgaaagtaaaacaaaatggTGAGAAAATCAACAAAACGATGGAGAGTGTCGTTAATAATAGTACGAACAGTACAAATAATGTACAACACAATTCAACATTAGAAAAACAAAGATTGTTACTTCAAGCAAACTTAACCTTGAATGGCACAG ATCAAAAGAATGACTCTTCAGGCAAGCCAATTGTGATCAAATGGTTTGAAAACTCAACTTTAG atcTTACAGATGGAAACAAAACTAAACCTCATGCCAATG AATGTTACGAGGGATTAGAAGAATTGAAGTTAGACGACAAACAGTACAACGCTTCTTCTGTTTACACGCACGATACTGATGATGAATACATCAAGAAAGAGTATGCACCACCAAACGCCAAATTGAACAATGAAATCAACGGAG GGGGCTGGTGCGCGGAACACAAATACGCAGCCACGGGTGATAAAAATCAATATCTACAATTTGATCTTGGAAAGCAAATGACCATAGACGCCGTGGCCACACAAGGAAGTCATTTGTTAGAAAATTGGGTTAAAAGCTATAATTTGAGATACAGTGATGACGCAATCAGTTGGGAATACTATTCAAAG aatccGTTAGTTGGAAACAAGGACCGCACTGGTATCCAGAAGAACATGTTATCGCCTCCTGTTGATGCTCGTTACATACAACTGAACCCCATTGAGTGGAACGAACAAAACGAGCCAGAGAAACACGATATTTGCATGAGGGCGGCGTTATATAAATGTAGAG AAGGAGCAGTTGCGCCTGTATCCAAGCGTGGAATTATTCATtctaaatttgaaacaaatgtCAAACACAATCAATTGAGACAAATACCACGTGGAGTTGTGCTGAAAGAAAGAGAATGGTCGCACTTACCAGatcaaaaaactacattaacTTTATTAGGTTACGATCGAAAGAAAAGACAAGTTCATCCACATTTCCATCACAAAGGTCATAAacgtatatttaaaaaattaagaaagactGCGAAAAACATTATGAGAAATTTGCGCAAAAAGCTACATTAG